A window of Thermanaerothrix sp. contains these coding sequences:
- a CDS encoding V-type ATPase subunit: MAVQGAYGYVVARLRAMEHRFLDASFINKLVESDDLQSSLKLLGDTIYGQFLSSQRADRFDEALESALLDSYLEVRGFVPDVALVDVNRLYYDIHNVKVVIKSAILGKRGSKKRWDLMTSLGSVPVDDLLEAVESDDYRMLPLGLGEVIHGCFSVFEQTGDPMDVESLLDRYYFQILEEVVKETSLAGLSDWVKERVDGENLRTLFRLKRMGFDSQRVLPFLYPGGKLDRSDLISLLSEPVGAWSRVLYCTSFSQLFSAIGDQMSLEEAMPLLEKALDDHFSAYWNRYRYVIDAPENVLAFLWGKEMEVKNVRIILVSKATNYDKERVRRLLRHGYP, encoded by the coding sequence ATGGCTGTCCAGGGGGCTTATGGATACGTAGTTGCCCGCCTCCGCGCGATGGAACATCGTTTCCTGGATGCCTCTTTCATTAATAAGCTTGTGGAGAGCGATGATCTGCAAAGCTCCCTTAAGCTTTTGGGCGACACCATCTACGGGCAGTTCCTGTCCTCCCAGAGGGCGGATAGGTTCGACGAAGCCTTGGAGTCGGCGTTGCTTGATTCGTACCTTGAGGTGAGAGGTTTTGTCCCGGACGTGGCGTTGGTGGACGTTAATCGGCTTTACTACGACATCCATAACGTCAAGGTGGTTATAAAGAGCGCCATACTGGGCAAGAGGGGCAGCAAGAAGAGGTGGGATCTTATGACCTCCCTGGGGTCTGTCCCGGTGGATGACCTTTTGGAGGCGGTGGAGTCCGATGACTACAGAATGCTCCCCTTGGGGCTGGGAGAGGTGATCCATGGGTGTTTCTCCGTCTTCGAACAGACCGGAGACCCTATGGATGTGGAGTCCCTCCTCGACAGGTACTACTTCCAAATTCTGGAAGAGGTGGTGAAAGAGACCTCTCTTGCGGGCCTTTCGGATTGGGTTAAGGAAAGGGTTGACGGGGAAAACCTGAGGACCTTATTCCGCCTTAAGAGGATGGGTTTCGACTCCCAGAGGGTACTTCCCTTCCTCTATCCGGGGGGCAAACTGGATCGGTCGGACCTCATTAGTCTCCTTAGCGAGCCCGTTGGCGCGTGGAGCCGGGTACTTTACTGTACCTCTTTCAGCCAGCTCTTCAGTGCCATAGGGGATCAGATGTCTCTAGAGGAGGCTATGCCGCTTCTTGAGAAGGCCTTGGATGATCACTTCTCCGCCTACTGGAACAGGTATAGGTACGTCATAGACGCTCCGGAGAACGTGCTTGCCTTCTTGTGGGGTAAGGAGATGGAGGTCAAAAATGTTAGGATTATCCTCGTCTCCAAGGCTACCAACTATGACAAGGAGAGGGTTAGGAGGCTGTTGCGCCATGGATACCCATAG
- a CDS encoding V-type ATP synthase subunit E family protein has protein sequence MALADIKAKIEADAKEQAEAILRRAREQAEEIRREAQREAEEIRRSFDEKFAKEAPEISKRREAVARLDVEKEMLNAKRRLISMVFDEAFKAMSSMDKTKKEALIEKLLLSAVEDGDETVVVGPSEDLITEQWLEEFNSKHQKSLKLSPQRDPSVKGGFLLERGRVVTNCTWDMLLKVFQEDRESEVVRQLFADR, from the coding sequence ATGGCTTTGGCGGACATTAAGGCCAAAATAGAGGCTGACGCTAAGGAACAGGCGGAGGCCATTCTAAGGCGGGCGAGGGAACAGGCGGAGGAGATACGCAGGGAGGCCCAGCGCGAGGCGGAGGAGATAAGGCGCTCCTTCGACGAGAAGTTCGCCAAGGAGGCCCCGGAGATCTCAAAGCGCCGGGAGGCGGTTGCCCGGCTTGATGTTGAAAAGGAAATGCTTAACGCCAAGAGGCGGCTCATCTCTATGGTTTTCGATGAGGCATTTAAGGCCATGTCCTCCATGGACAAGACCAAGAAGGAGGCACTGATTGAGAAGCTGCTTCTCAGTGCCGTGGAAGATGGGGATGAAACGGTTGTGGTCGGGCCCTCCGAGGATCTCATCACCGAACAGTGGCTGGAGGAGTTTAACTCAAAGCATCAAAAATCCTTAAAGCTTTCTCCCCAGAGGGATCCATCCGTTAAGGGGGGTTTTCTCCTTGAGCGGGGTAGGGTGGTTACCAACTGCACGTGGGATATGCTGCTCAAGGTTTTTCAGGAGGACCGGGAATCAGAAGTGGTGAGGCAGCTCTTTGCCGACCGCTGA
- a CDS encoding type I restriction endonuclease subunit R: MPKLCESEIEKMAIEELVKLGYEYFSGPDIAPDAPFAERKGYGDVLLKKRLIDAVIRLNPGLPYDVVIEAVNKVSRISSSNLIGDNETFHKMLVDGVPVEYRKNGEIVGDYVRLVDFSENGTDNNEFLVVNQFTVIENNNNKRPDILLFINGIPMVLFELKNPADENATILKAYDQICTYKATIPSLFTYNEICVVSDGYEAKAGSLTAPFSRFSTWKTKDGLNEASRFEDQLTTLIHGLCNKKTLLDYIRSFITFEKSKTEDKKTKITKVETVKKIAAYHQYYAVNKAVKSTIEAARAGGSKKAGVIWHTQGSGKSLSMVFYAGKLVQSLNNPTIVVITDRNDLDDQLFDTFAGNSDLLRQPPKQAESCEHLKELLKVASGGIVFTTIQKFIPDNDSSVYELLSERDNIVVIADEAHRTQYGFNAKLRDIKDENNQVVGQRIAYGFAKYMRDALPNATFIGFTGTPVEKQDANTPAVFGNYIDIYDIAQAVEDKVTVKIYYESRLAKVNLTEEGKKLIEEFDRELEEVDEKDEAKAAKMKWAKLEAIVGNKERLATLAKDIVTHFEDRQKVFEGKAMIVAMSRRIAVDLYNEIIKLRPEWHSDDLDKGVIKVVMTSSSSDGPEMQKHHTTKDQRKALAQRMRDENDPLKIVIVRDMWLTGFDVPCLNTMYIDKPMRDHNLMQAIARVNRVFKDKPGGLIVDYIGIASSLKKALGFYAESGGKGVPAETQARAVEIMLEKLEVVRQILQGFDYSGFFNAEVRDKLSIILHAEDYILSASDKKTRFIKEVALLSQAYALAKPDKATVVHAEEIAFFQAVKARLAKFETTRGSSANYESVIKNIIDSAIASDEVVDIFDAAGLEKPELSILSEEFLKEIQGMKYKNVAIELLKKLLSDEIKIRSKRNLAKSKSLMEMLDTALKRYQNNLLTTAEIIEELIRIAKEIKKADRRGEELGLSEDELAFYDALETNDSAVKVLGDETLRTIARELADKVRKNATIDWTLKESVRAKLKVLVRRTLNKYGYPPDKQQRAVETVMKQAENLADIWVV; this comes from the coding sequence ATGCCTAAGCTTTGTGAATCTGAAATTGAAAAAATGGCAATAGAAGAACTGGTGAAATTGGGCTATGAATACTTTTCTGGCCCGGATATAGCACCGGATGCACCTTTTGCAGAGCGTAAAGGTTATGGGGATGTTCTGCTTAAGAAAAGGCTGATTGACGCGGTAATACGGCTTAATCCCGGACTTCCTTATGATGTGGTTATAGAGGCGGTAAATAAAGTTTCCCGTATCAGTTCATCAAATCTGATTGGCGACAATGAAACTTTCCATAAAATGCTGGTTGACGGTGTGCCTGTCGAATACCGTAAAAACGGAGAAATTGTCGGGGATTATGTAAGACTTGTGGATTTTTCGGAAAATGGGACCGACAACAACGAATTTCTTGTAGTCAACCAGTTTACCGTTATTGAAAACAATAACAATAAGCGGCCGGATATTCTTCTTTTTATCAACGGTATCCCTATGGTGCTGTTCGAACTGAAAAATCCGGCTGATGAAAATGCCACCATTCTCAAAGCTTATGACCAGATCTGCACATATAAGGCAACCATCCCAAGCCTTTTCACATATAACGAGATATGCGTCGTTTCGGACGGTTATGAGGCAAAAGCGGGTTCATTAACCGCTCCATTCTCACGTTTTTCCACATGGAAAACAAAAGACGGGCTGAATGAAGCCTCACGATTTGAAGATCAGCTTACCACCCTTATTCACGGGCTATGCAACAAGAAAACCCTGCTCGACTATATACGCAGTTTTATAACCTTTGAAAAGAGCAAAACTGAGGATAAAAAGACCAAAATAACAAAAGTGGAAACTGTCAAGAAAATTGCCGCCTATCATCAGTATTACGCTGTGAATAAAGCTGTTAAAAGTACGATTGAGGCGGCAAGGGCGGGTGGAAGCAAAAAAGCCGGTGTTATATGGCATACTCAAGGTTCCGGCAAATCCCTTTCCATGGTTTTTTATGCAGGGAAACTGGTGCAAAGCCTTAACAATCCAACTATTGTTGTGATTACCGACAGAAATGATTTGGACGATCAACTCTTTGATACTTTTGCTGGAAACAGCGACCTTCTTCGCCAGCCGCCGAAGCAGGCGGAAAGCTGCGAACATTTAAAAGAATTATTAAAGGTAGCATCCGGAGGCATAGTTTTTACCACTATTCAAAAATTCATACCTGATAATGACAGCTCGGTTTATGAGCTTTTGTCGGAAAGAGACAACATAGTTGTCATAGCCGATGAAGCGCACCGCACGCAGTACGGCTTTAACGCGAAACTCAGAGATATAAAGGACGAAAACAATCAGGTTGTAGGGCAGCGCATAGCCTACGGCTTTGCCAAATATATGCGAGACGCCCTGCCAAACGCTACTTTTATAGGTTTTACCGGTACACCGGTAGAGAAGCAGGATGCCAACACGCCGGCAGTATTTGGCAATTATATAGATATTTACGATATTGCACAAGCGGTTGAAGATAAGGTGACAGTTAAAATATATTACGAAAGCCGCCTTGCCAAAGTAAACCTTACCGAAGAAGGCAAAAAACTGATTGAGGAATTCGACAGAGAACTTGAAGAAGTGGACGAAAAAGACGAAGCAAAAGCCGCAAAAATGAAATGGGCAAAACTTGAGGCTATTGTCGGCAATAAAGAACGACTCGCCACTCTCGCAAAAGACATTGTTACGCATTTTGAAGACCGGCAGAAAGTATTTGAGGGTAAAGCGATGATTGTTGCCATGAGCCGCAGAATCGCCGTTGATTTGTATAATGAAATCATAAAGCTTCGTCCCGAGTGGCATAGTGACGATTTGGATAAAGGTGTTATCAAAGTTGTTATGACATCTTCCAGTTCTGATGGCCCGGAAATGCAGAAGCACCATACCACAAAGGATCAGCGCAAAGCGCTGGCACAGCGCATGAGAGATGAAAACGATCCTCTGAAGATCGTTATTGTACGCGATATGTGGCTGACAGGCTTTGATGTGCCCTGCCTAAACACCATGTATATTGATAAGCCAATGAGAGACCACAATCTTATGCAGGCCATTGCGCGGGTAAACCGCGTTTTCAAGGACAAGCCGGGCGGTCTGATTGTCGATTATATCGGTATTGCCTCAAGTCTTAAAAAAGCGCTTGGTTTCTATGCGGAAAGCGGCGGTAAGGGAGTGCCTGCGGAAACCCAGGCAAGAGCTGTTGAAATCATGCTCGAGAAGCTGGAAGTCGTCCGGCAGATTTTGCAGGGCTTTGATTATTCAGGCTTTTTTAATGCTGAAGTAAGGGACAAGCTTTCAATCATCCTTCACGCTGAAGATTATATTTTATCCGCAAGCGATAAAAAGACCCGCTTTATTAAGGAAGTTGCCCTCTTAAGTCAAGCTTACGCGCTGGCTAAACCGGACAAGGCAACGGTTGTGCATGCTGAAGAAATTGCATTCTTTCAAGCGGTAAAGGCAAGACTTGCGAAGTTTGAAACAACCCGCGGAAGCAGCGCAAATTACGAGTCGGTGATAAAAAACATTATTGATTCGGCTATCGCGTCGGATGAGGTTGTCGACATTTTTGACGCTGCCGGTCTTGAAAAGCCGGAGCTGTCCATTCTCTCCGAGGAGTTCTTAAAAGAAATTCAGGGAATGAAGTACAAGAACGTTGCCATCGAGCTTTTGAAAAAACTCCTGTCGGATGAAATAAAGATACGCTCAAAACGTAATCTCGCAAAATCAAAATCCCTGATGGAAATGCTCGATACTGCATTGAAACGATATCAAAACAACCTGCTTACAACCGCTGAAATAATCGAAGAACTTATCCGCATTGCCAAGGAGATTAAAAAAGCGGACAGGCGCGGCGAGGAACTCGGCCTGTCTGAAGATGAGCTTGCCTTTTATGACGCGCTTGAAACCAACGACAGCGCGGTTAAAGTTCTTGGCGATGAAACGCTAAGGACTATCGCCCGCGAGCTTGCGGACAAGGTGCGCAAGAATGCAACCATAGACTGGACGCTGAAGGAAAGCGTAAGGGCAAAGCTTAAGGTGCTAGTTCGCCGTACGCTGAACAAATACGGCTACCCGCCCGACAAGCAGCAGCGCGCCGTGGAAACGGTCATGAAGCAGGCGGAGAATTTAGCGGATATATGGGTGGTGTAA
- a CDS encoding V-type ATP synthase subunit B, whose protein sequence is MEVMRMLPKEYRTISDLSGPLLVVEKVQDVRYDELVEISLSNGEKRRGRVLEITTDKALVQVFEGTTGIDTESTKVRFLGKVLTLPVSGQMLGRIFNGRGEPIDGGAPIIPEASLDINGFPMNPYSRDYPSEFIQTGISTIDGMNPLVRGQKLPIFSGSGLPHNRMAAQIARQATVISGHEAFAVVFAAMGITFEEATFFMDDFRKTGAIERTVMFVNLADDPAIERITTPRLALTCAEYLAFEKNMHVLVILTDLTNYCEALREISAARKEVPGRRGYPGYLYTDLATMYERAGRLRGKSGSITQLPILTMPEDDKTHPIPDLTGYITEGQIILSRGLHRKGIYPPVDVMPSLSRLKDKGIGKGKTREDHADLMNQLFAAYARGKEAKELAVILGEGALTEEDKAFAKFADAFEDRYVRQGEYENRTIEGTLALGWELLSMIPVKELKRVRDAYIEKYLNPILAEKGKKEQVGQGV, encoded by the coding sequence ATGGAGGTGATGAGGATGTTGCCTAAGGAGTATCGCACCATCTCCGACCTCTCTGGGCCTCTGTTGGTGGTGGAGAAGGTCCAGGATGTCCGCTACGATGAGCTAGTGGAGATATCCCTATCCAATGGTGAAAAGCGCCGCGGAAGGGTTTTGGAGATAACCACTGATAAGGCGTTGGTCCAGGTCTTTGAGGGAACCACCGGCATTGACACGGAGAGCACCAAAGTGAGGTTCCTTGGTAAGGTGCTTACCCTTCCGGTGAGCGGCCAGATGCTGGGGCGTATATTCAATGGTCGTGGAGAGCCCATAGATGGGGGAGCGCCCATAATACCCGAAGCATCTCTGGACATAAACGGGTTCCCCATGAACCCTTATTCCAGGGACTATCCGTCGGAATTCATCCAGACCGGCATATCCACCATAGACGGCATGAATCCTCTGGTTAGAGGCCAGAAGCTTCCCATATTCTCCGGCAGTGGGCTTCCTCACAACCGGATGGCCGCCCAGATAGCCCGTCAGGCCACTGTTATCAGCGGTCATGAGGCGTTCGCGGTGGTTTTCGCCGCAATGGGCATAACCTTTGAAGAGGCCACGTTCTTCATGGATGACTTCCGTAAGACTGGGGCCATCGAGAGAACGGTTATGTTCGTCAACCTGGCGGACGACCCGGCCATAGAGCGAATAACCACTCCCCGTCTAGCCCTTACGTGTGCGGAGTATCTGGCATTTGAGAAAAACATGCACGTGCTGGTCATCCTTACGGACTTGACCAACTATTGTGAGGCTCTTAGAGAGATATCAGCGGCTCGTAAGGAGGTCCCGGGTCGGAGAGGTTACCCTGGATATCTCTATACAGACCTTGCCACCATGTACGAGAGGGCGGGGCGTCTGCGCGGTAAGTCTGGATCGATAACGCAGCTCCCGATCCTTACGATGCCGGAGGATGATAAGACCCACCCGATTCCGGACCTCACCGGTTACATAACCGAGGGGCAGATAATATTGAGCAGGGGGCTACACCGGAAGGGAATATATCCCCCTGTGGACGTTATGCCCTCTCTATCCCGTCTTAAGGACAAGGGAATAGGTAAAGGTAAGACCCGGGAAGATCATGCGGACCTGATGAACCAGCTTTTTGCCGCCTACGCAAGGGGCAAGGAAGCCAAGGAACTGGCGGTTATACTGGGCGAAGGAGCTCTTACCGAAGAGGACAAAGCCTTTGCCAAGTTTGCCGATGCCTTTGAGGATAGGTATGTGAGACAGGGTGAGTATGAGAACAGGACCATAGAAGGTACGTTGGCCCTTGGGTGGGAGCTTCTGTCCATGATACCGGTCAAAGAGCTTAAGCGAGTCAGGGATGCTTACATTGAGAAGTACCTGAACCCAATACTTGCGGAAAAGGGTAAGAAAGAGCAAGTTGGGCAGGGAGTTTAA
- a CDS encoding V-type ATP synthase subunit A, which yields MAEKRTVKGYISKISGPLVVASGMGGACMYDVVRVGNMGLVGEIIELKGDTASIQVYEETSGLMPGEPVVSTGEPLSVELGPGLIEQFYDGVQRPLNSIEEVAKSPYISRGIAVPAISRDKRWTFEPKAKEGDHVEAGDVLGIVKETVLVEHRILVPYGVSGKLVSIKGGDFTVEEVIAVIGTDDGDVEVKMLQRWPVRIPRPVAKRLPPDTPLSTGQRVVDTLFPIARGGTACVPGPFGSGKTVIQHQLAKWADAEIVVYIGCGERGNEMTDVLLEFPELEDPRSGQPLMKRTVLIANTSNMPVAAREASIYTGITIAEYYRDMGYSVALMADSTSRWAEALREISGRLEEMPGEEGYPAYLGTRLASFYERAGRAICLGNDGREGAVSIIGAVSPPGGDLSEPVTQNTLRVTKVFWGLDANLAYQRHFPAINWLTSYSLYAEKLGEYWDNLYDGEWSSYRTEAMGILEDEDRLKEIVRLVGIDSLSKEERMTLETAKSLREDFLHQNAFHEIDTYASMDKQFKMLRNILTFHHLAMEVLRRGALLKDVLELPIREEIARMRYLDEKELAKLDELEDRIKEVLGQLTANGGDEDVA from the coding sequence GTGGCTGAGAAGAGGACCGTGAAAGGATATATATCTAAGATATCAGGCCCTCTCGTCGTGGCCTCCGGCATGGGCGGAGCGTGCATGTACGACGTGGTAAGGGTTGGAAACATGGGGCTTGTGGGCGAAATAATAGAGCTTAAGGGGGATACCGCCTCCATACAGGTCTATGAGGAGACCTCTGGACTCATGCCCGGTGAGCCGGTGGTTAGCACCGGGGAACCCCTCAGCGTGGAGCTTGGTCCAGGTCTCATAGAGCAGTTTTACGACGGGGTTCAGCGCCCGCTGAACAGCATAGAAGAGGTTGCTAAGAGTCCCTACATATCCAGAGGCATAGCAGTGCCTGCCATAAGCCGGGACAAGCGCTGGACCTTTGAGCCAAAGGCCAAAGAGGGCGACCACGTGGAAGCCGGGGATGTTTTGGGCATCGTGAAGGAGACGGTATTGGTAGAGCACCGCATACTGGTCCCCTATGGAGTTTCTGGAAAGCTTGTGTCCATAAAGGGCGGAGACTTTACTGTAGAAGAGGTCATCGCGGTAATAGGGACCGACGATGGGGATGTGGAGGTTAAGATGCTCCAGCGTTGGCCTGTCCGAATCCCTAGGCCAGTGGCCAAGCGGCTTCCGCCGGACACGCCGCTCAGCACCGGCCAGAGGGTGGTGGATACCCTCTTCCCAATAGCCCGGGGAGGTACTGCCTGCGTGCCGGGGCCCTTCGGATCCGGTAAGACCGTGATCCAGCACCAGCTCGCCAAGTGGGCTGATGCCGAGATAGTGGTCTACATAGGCTGCGGGGAGCGTGGCAACGAGATGACCGACGTGCTCCTTGAGTTCCCTGAACTTGAGGACCCGCGCTCTGGACAGCCTCTGATGAAGCGGACGGTGCTCATAGCCAATACTTCCAACATGCCCGTGGCGGCTCGAGAGGCTTCGATATACACCGGTATAACCATAGCGGAGTATTACAGGGATATGGGATACTCGGTGGCTCTCATGGCGGATTCCACCAGCCGTTGGGCGGAGGCCCTTCGTGAAATATCGGGCCGGTTGGAGGAAATGCCCGGCGAAGAAGGGTATCCTGCTTATTTGGGCACCCGTCTTGCGTCTTTCTACGAGAGGGCGGGCAGGGCCATATGCCTTGGCAATGATGGAAGGGAAGGGGCCGTGTCCATAATAGGCGCAGTCTCGCCTCCTGGCGGAGACCTGTCGGAGCCCGTCACCCAAAATACCCTCCGAGTTACTAAGGTGTTCTGGGGGCTTGATGCGAACCTGGCATATCAGCGGCACTTCCCTGCCATAAACTGGCTTACCAGTTACTCCTTGTATGCCGAAAAGCTTGGAGAGTATTGGGACAACCTCTACGATGGAGAGTGGAGCTCCTACAGGACCGAGGCAATGGGTATCCTGGAGGATGAGGACAGGCTAAAGGAGATCGTAAGACTTGTAGGTATAGATTCCCTCTCTAAGGAAGAGCGCATGACTTTGGAGACCGCTAAGTCTCTGAGAGAGGACTTCCTGCATCAGAACGCCTTCCATGAGATAGATACCTATGCCTCAATGGATAAGCAGTTCAAGATGCTAAGGAATATCCTGACGTTCCACCACCTTGCCATGGAGGTTCTAAGGCGGGGGGCCCTTCTCAAGGATGTGTTGGAGCTCCCGATAAGGGAGGAGATCGCAAGGATGAGGTACCTGGATGAGAAGGAGCTTGCTAAGCTGGACGAGCTGGAGGATAGGATAAAGGAAGTTTTGGGACAGCTTACTGCCAATGGAGGTGATGAGGATGTTGCCTAA
- a CDS encoding V-type ATP synthase subunit I produces the protein MALVEMGKYRLAVHSEAAEAVFREIQRFGFCEWILPEEEEGFAKAEEARELRGIDDQLGEARFVMRFLDDKAQQKPGGLDKALGKSPELTLDLLEKEAESRNFPKTAEKIRGLERKLAEIRSEEARLKGTLAQLVPVESLEVPLSMFNGGTSMVEAHLGSISEESFFGFSEALQNRLGGSVEAIKLPGGTDGQLLCAVIILKAHSQAFRAVADEAGFQRVELPKELTGLPGEELAKIRSRLEELEARTREVEEEAKSLADESFADALFVSDYLSIVKVRREAMLRCGSTGFTRIGEFWMPVSKEADLKKVLAPFESHVDLSKAEVEEDELPPTLLENLSWAASCEPLTLMYGVPTYGGVDPTPKMAPFFFLFFGMCFGDAGYGLILTALFSYFLVKHRLSSNLRKFFQILAIGNVATVFVGAVTGSWFGNMFDAFSFLRSVKPIKDAMQILDPMTDPITFLGISLAIGFLQLLFGLWISMMDSIKKGDYFGAVADKGSWIVFLVGLVSWGLGGKLSPSITVVGKILSAIGAIVLVATQGRDRKNIFSRAVIGLLSLYNVTAYLGDTLSYSRLLALGLSSAAIGMIVNLLCTLVVGVPYVGWLLALVIFVGGHLFSVAANILGAFIHSLRLQYVEFFSKFYEANGRAFTPFSCSTSYVRLSDTENPA, from the coding sequence ATGGCCTTGGTTGAGATGGGTAAATACCGCCTGGCTGTGCACTCCGAAGCGGCTGAGGCGGTCTTCAGGGAGATCCAGCGGTTCGGGTTTTGCGAGTGGATCTTGCCGGAAGAGGAAGAGGGGTTTGCCAAGGCAGAAGAAGCCAGGGAGCTCCGAGGCATAGACGACCAGCTTGGGGAAGCCCGGTTCGTCATGCGGTTCCTCGATGACAAGGCTCAGCAGAAGCCCGGTGGCTTGGATAAGGCTTTGGGAAAATCCCCTGAGCTTACCTTAGACCTTCTTGAAAAGGAAGCGGAATCAAGGAATTTCCCAAAGACTGCAGAGAAGATCCGAGGACTTGAGCGTAAGCTGGCGGAGATAAGATCCGAGGAGGCCCGCCTTAAGGGTACGTTGGCGCAGCTCGTGCCGGTCGAATCCCTTGAAGTACCTCTTTCCATGTTTAACGGTGGCACGTCAATGGTGGAGGCTCATCTTGGGTCCATATCCGAAGAGTCCTTCTTCGGTTTTTCCGAGGCCCTGCAGAACCGATTGGGAGGTTCTGTTGAGGCTATCAAGCTGCCGGGTGGCACGGATGGCCAACTGTTGTGCGCGGTTATCATCCTCAAGGCTCACTCCCAGGCATTTAGGGCTGTGGCCGACGAGGCGGGATTTCAGCGTGTGGAGTTGCCTAAGGAGCTTACTGGCCTCCCAGGGGAAGAGCTGGCCAAGATAAGGTCCAGACTGGAAGAGCTGGAAGCTAGGACCAGAGAGGTTGAAGAGGAAGCCAAGAGTTTGGCGGATGAATCCTTTGCCGATGCGCTCTTTGTGTCCGATTACCTCTCGATAGTTAAGGTCCGCAGGGAGGCCATGCTCAGATGCGGTTCAACCGGGTTTACCAGGATAGGAGAGTTCTGGATGCCGGTCTCCAAGGAGGCGGACCTCAAGAAGGTTTTGGCCCCATTCGAGTCCCATGTGGACCTTTCGAAGGCAGAAGTGGAGGAGGACGAGCTGCCCCCCACACTGCTTGAGAACCTATCATGGGCTGCTTCTTGTGAGCCTTTGACCTTGATGTACGGGGTGCCAACTTACGGCGGTGTTGATCCTACCCCCAAGATGGCCCCGTTTTTCTTCCTGTTCTTCGGGATGTGTTTTGGCGATGCGGGGTATGGGTTGATCCTGACCGCCCTTTTCTCCTACTTCCTGGTTAAACACCGGTTGAGCAGCAACCTGCGCAAGTTCTTCCAGATACTAGCAATAGGCAACGTGGCCACCGTTTTTGTTGGTGCGGTGACTGGCTCCTGGTTTGGGAACATGTTTGATGCCTTCTCCTTCCTGCGCTCCGTCAAACCCATAAAGGATGCCATGCAGATATTGGATCCCATGACGGATCCAATCACCTTCCTTGGTATCTCCCTTGCCATAGGGTTTTTGCAACTTCTCTTTGGTCTTTGGATATCCATGATGGATTCCATAAAGAAGGGAGACTACTTTGGAGCCGTGGCGGACAAGGGGAGTTGGATCGTGTTCCTCGTGGGATTGGTCTCTTGGGGGCTGGGAGGAAAGCTGTCCCCATCTATCACTGTGGTGGGTAAAATACTTTCGGCCATAGGTGCCATCGTGTTGGTTGCCACTCAGGGTAGGGACAGGAAGAACATCTTCAGCAGGGCTGTAATCGGTCTGTTGAGTCTCTACAATGTAACCGCTTATCTGGGTGATACTTTGAGTTACAGCCGTCTACTTGCCCTGGGACTATCGTCCGCCGCCATAGGAATGATAGTGAACCTCCTCTGCACTTTGGTGGTTGGAGTCCCATACGTGGGATGGCTCTTGGCGCTCGTCATATTTGTTGGGGGACATCTATTCAGCGTGGCGGCAAACATACTTGGGGCCTTTATACATTCCCTGAGGCTTCAGTACGTTGAGTTCTTCAGCAAGTTTTACGAGGCCAACGGAAGGGCTTTTACTCCCTTCTCCTGTTCTACCAGCTACGTCAGGCTGTCGGACACTGAAAATCCGGCTTAG
- a CDS encoding V-type ATP synthase subunit K: MNSIISTMADQLGPVLAMFGAALAAGVAGCGSAKGIGIANEAAAGIMTEDPKKFGLALILLALPGTQGIYGLLTAFFAIQKAGLLGGAPVHVTIWQGLGIFSACIPIALAGYLSAVFQGKSSAATILMISKRPEEIGKAVILPAMVETYAVLALLMSIILLNSVKIG, from the coding sequence ATGAATTCCATCATTTCCACCATGGCTGATCAGCTCGGACCGGTTCTTGCTATGTTTGGTGCCGCCTTGGCCGCCGGTGTGGCCGGCTGCGGTTCCGCCAAGGGCATAGGTATAGCCAACGAGGCTGCGGCGGGCATAATGACCGAGGATCCCAAGAAGTTCGGTCTGGCTTTGATCCTTCTGGCCCTTCCCGGTACCCAGGGTATCTATGGCCTTTTGACTGCCTTCTTTGCCATTCAGAAGGCGGGGCTTTTGGGGGGTGCGCCGGTTCACGTTACCATATGGCAAGGGCTTGGCATATTCTCCGCCTGCATCCCCATCGCATTGGCGGGGTACCTGTCTGCGGTCTTCCAGGGCAAGTCTTCAGCTGCTACCATACTGATGATATCCAAGAGGCCCGAGGAGATAGGTAAGGCGGTTATCCTGCCCGCAATGGTGGAGACCTACGCAGTTTTGGCTCTCCTCATGAGCATAATCCTGCTCAACAGCGTCAAGATAGGTTAA